The Pelobates fuscus isolate aPelFus1 chromosome 2, aPelFus1.pri, whole genome shotgun sequence genome has a segment encoding these proteins:
- the CITED2 gene encoding cbp/p300-interacting transactivator 2 has translation MADHMMAMNHGRFPDGTNGLHHHPAHRMGMGQFQNPHHHQPQQHSFNSLMGEHLHYGAGNLNSNNGIRHAMVAGNVNGGHPNNGMAQAARFNNAQFMGPPVTNQGAQLTASMQLQKLNNQYFTHHPYQHNHYMPDLHPANHQINGTNQHFRDCNPKHNSGMSPSVSHVPAAMLPPSVIDTDFIDEEVLMSLVIEMGLDRIKELPELWLGQNEFDFMTDFVCKQQPNRVSC, from the coding sequence ATGGCCGACCATATGATGGCAATGAATCACGGCCGATTTCCAGATGGAACAAATGGTCTTCACCACCATCCAGCTCATCGAATGGGAATGGGTCAATTTCAGAATCCTCACCACCATCAACCGCAGCAACACTCTTTTAACAGTTTAATGGGTGAGCACCTGCACTATGGAGCAGGGAACCTAAACTCAAACAATGGCATCAGGCATGCCATGGTGGCTGGGAATGTAAATGGTGGCCATCCGAATAACGGCATGGCTCAGGCAGCGAGATTTAACAATGCACAGTTTATGGGACCCCCTGTGACAAATCAAGGAGCTCAGCTGACTGCTAGCATGCAACTTCAGAAGCTGAACAACCAATATTTTACGCATCATCCGTACCAGCACAATCATTACATGCCGGACTTGCATCCTGCAAATCATCAGATAAATGGAACAAACCAGCATTTCAGAGACTGCAATCCAAAACACAACTCTGGCATGTCTCCTTCAGTCAGCCACGTACCTGCTGCAATGCTGCCTCCTAGTGTCATAGACACGGACTTCATAGACGAGGAAGTACTAATGTCCTTGGTGATAGAAATGGGATTGGATCGGATCAAGGAATTACCTGAGCTTTGGCTAGGACAGAATGAATTTGATTTTATGACAGACTTTGTTTGCAAACAACAACCAAACAGAGTAAGCTGTTAG